The following are from one region of the Knoellia sp. p5-6-4 genome:
- a CDS encoding bifunctional glycosyltransferase/CDP-glycerol:glycerophosphate glycerophosphotransferase: MPLLSVVVPIYNVSDYLVACLESLVAQTLGDLEVILVDDGSTDGSGQMADEFAAGRPSWRVLHVDNGGLGRARNIGMDASTSEFVAFVDSDDLIPRDAYELMLHAVRESGSDIVCGGVLRFDGARTFTSPLHRRAITRTQMRTHIHQTPSLVFDSTAWNKVYRRSFLVEHGLRFPEGVYYEDIPLTLPAHFLAKSVDVLADPVYLWRERQTAVLSITQRRAETKNLVDRMAAVSSVDDFLTERGDTAGKEIHDRKVLTVDIPLFLDVLHEGTAEFQEQVISLVGDYLRRVPAASIARMPPIRRLQYHLIQRGMLSELIELHEYYRIPANRGLFVRSGLRMYADLPFRKDPALGVPDSVYDVTRSQPLRTGVRDVAWEDGDLVVDGHAFIHRVPEATRASSLRRFQLRRLDGGSGRRQSIPGKRVHRPDLTARTTGALLSYDAAGFRVRVPARALRLEPGEQQGRFELLAQVATPAARRGSSIGNPDLGPGRHPRRSLVAPGQIAIPGYEGRRLVVTVRRAEGLLESVEHVGDAVRFRVRGTDGPLRDTGLYLRRTDALTGVMVPLVDDGECSTATVSADVLEVRSSSLGDREWVVELTRADARPGDGPRSPLDMAPQMDDVFITMRGRSIEVRQSAEYGVTVRDTRPGPVLTSFAWQPDGLCLEGVTNGPVPRSLSLSSGSGTTHTIPVHSAGDTWRAVVPALGEPGSACLRWLAPGRWFWSVTTEDEGQRQRAVRSSSTAEHRLGEQGRVDGLTYLMRASPDHDLQLAVDASGDFRDRGALHRERNRKYFYRVQRRLPLEDTIFFESWKGNQYSDSPRAVFEELQRRGDPRECVWAVANHGVEVPEGVATVVTGSREYYRRLARARWVVSNDSMPVHYVKRKGSRYAQTWHGTPLKRVGFDIETLQMSNRDYLKQFARDVAKWDILVSPNAFSTDILRRAFRYGGEILEIGYPRNDIFHRPELREQQAAATRARLGLPEGKRVILYAPTWRDNDYSAAGRYQFTMKLDLERLHRAFGDDSVLLIRGHQLVSSGIDSSMFGGFVRNVSGYPDIRDLYLVADVLVTDYSSVMFDFVNTGRPLLFFTWDLEEYRDNLRGFYFDFEAEAPGPLLTETSGVIDALQRLDAVGQEYAERYQAFRDRFTGLEDGRSAERFIERFL; this comes from the coding sequence ATGCCCCTGCTGAGCGTGGTCGTCCCCATCTACAACGTCAGCGACTACCTCGTGGCATGCCTGGAGTCCCTCGTCGCGCAGACCCTGGGCGACCTCGAGGTCATCCTGGTCGACGACGGGTCGACCGACGGCTCAGGGCAGATGGCGGACGAGTTCGCGGCCGGGCGACCGAGCTGGCGGGTCCTGCACGTCGACAACGGCGGCCTGGGCCGGGCTCGGAACATCGGGATGGACGCCTCCACGAGCGAGTTCGTGGCCTTCGTCGACTCCGACGACCTGATCCCGCGGGACGCCTACGAGCTGATGCTCCACGCGGTGCGCGAGAGCGGCTCGGACATCGTCTGCGGCGGCGTGCTGCGCTTCGACGGCGCCCGCACCTTCACCTCCCCGCTGCACCGGCGCGCGATCACGCGGACGCAGATGCGCACCCACATCCACCAGACGCCGTCGCTGGTCTTCGACTCCACGGCGTGGAACAAGGTCTACCGGCGGTCCTTCCTCGTGGAGCACGGGCTGCGGTTCCCCGAGGGCGTCTACTACGAGGACATCCCGCTGACGCTGCCGGCGCACTTCCTGGCCAAGTCCGTCGACGTGCTGGCCGACCCGGTCTACCTGTGGCGGGAGCGCCAGACGGCGGTGCTCTCGATCACCCAGCGCCGGGCCGAGACCAAGAACCTCGTCGACCGGATGGCCGCGGTGTCCTCCGTCGACGACTTCCTCACCGAGCGGGGCGACACAGCCGGCAAGGAGATCCACGACCGCAAGGTCCTCACCGTCGACATCCCGCTGTTCCTCGACGTGCTGCACGAGGGCACTGCGGAGTTCCAGGAGCAGGTCATCAGCCTGGTCGGGGACTACCTCCGTCGGGTGCCGGCCGCCAGCATCGCGCGGATGCCGCCGATCCGGCGGCTGCAGTACCACCTCATCCAGCGGGGGATGCTCAGCGAGCTCATCGAGCTCCACGAGTACTACCGCATCCCTGCCAACCGCGGTCTCTTCGTGCGCTCCGGCCTGCGCATGTACGCCGACCTGCCCTTCCGCAAGGACCCCGCGCTCGGGGTGCCGGACAGCGTGTACGACGTCACCCGTTCCCAACCCCTGCGGACCGGGGTGCGCGACGTCGCCTGGGAGGACGGCGACCTCGTGGTCGACGGCCACGCCTTCATCCACCGGGTCCCCGAGGCGACCCGGGCCTCGTCCCTGCGCCGCTTCCAGCTGCGCCGCCTCGACGGCGGGTCGGGCAGGCGCCAGTCCATCCCCGGCAAGCGCGTGCACCGGCCCGACCTCACCGCGCGCACGACCGGCGCCCTGCTGTCCTACGACGCGGCCGGCTTCCGGGTGCGGGTCCCCGCCCGCGCGCTCCGCCTCGAGCCGGGCGAGCAGCAGGGCCGGTTCGAGCTGCTGGCCCAGGTGGCGACCCCCGCGGCGCGCCGCGGCTCCAGCATCGGCAACCCAGACCTCGGTCCTGGCAGGCACCCCCGCCGATCGCTCGTCGCCCCCGGCCAGATCGCCATCCCGGGCTATGAGGGCCGGCGCCTCGTCGTCACGGTGCGCCGCGCCGAGGGGCTGCTCGAGTCGGTCGAGCACGTCGGGGATGCCGTGCGGTTCCGGGTGCGCGGTACCGATGGCCCGCTGCGCGACACCGGGCTCTACCTGCGCCGTACCGACGCCCTGACGGGGGTCATGGTGCCCCTGGTCGACGACGGCGAGTGCTCCACGGCGACGGTCAGCGCCGACGTGCTCGAGGTCCGTTCCTCCTCGCTCGGGGACCGCGAGTGGGTCGTCGAGCTGACGCGTGCTGACGCCCGGCCCGGGGACGGGCCCCGCAGCCCCCTCGACATGGCCCCGCAGATGGACGACGTGTTCATCACGATGCGCGGTCGCTCGATCGAGGTGCGCCAGAGCGCCGAGTACGGTGTCACCGTGCGTGACACCCGACCGGGACCGGTACTGACGTCCTTCGCGTGGCAGCCCGACGGGCTCTGCCTCGAGGGCGTCACCAACGGTCCGGTGCCCCGCTCCCTCTCACTGTCGTCGGGGTCCGGGACGACACACACCATTCCAGTGCACTCCGCTGGGGACACCTGGCGAGCCGTGGTGCCCGCCCTGGGCGAGCCGGGCTCGGCGTGCCTGCGCTGGCTCGCCCCGGGCCGGTGGTTCTGGAGCGTGACCACCGAGGACGAGGGTCAGCGCCAGCGCGCTGTGCGCTCCTCCAGCACTGCCGAGCACCGCTTGGGCGAGCAGGGCCGGGTCGACGGCCTGACCTACCTGATGCGCGCGAGCCCCGACCACGACCTGCAGCTCGCGGTCGACGCTTCCGGTGACTTCCGCGACCGTGGAGCCCTCCACCGGGAGCGCAACCGCAAGTACTTCTACCGGGTGCAGCGCCGTCTGCCCCTCGAGGACACCATCTTTTTCGAGTCGTGGAAGGGCAACCAGTACTCCGACAGCCCGCGGGCCGTCTTCGAGGAGCTCCAGCGCCGCGGGGACCCGCGTGAGTGCGTCTGGGCGGTGGCGAACCACGGGGTCGAGGTGCCCGAGGGGGTGGCCACCGTGGTGACGGGGAGCCGGGAGTACTACCGCCGGCTGGCCCGGGCGCGCTGGGTGGTCAGCAACGACTCCATGCCGGTCCACTACGTCAAGCGCAAGGGCAGCCGATACGCCCAGACGTGGCACGGCACGCCCCTGAAGCGCGTCGGCTTCGACATCGAGACCCTCCAGATGTCGAACAGAGACTACCTGAAGCAGTTCGCCAGGGACGTCGCCAAGTGGGACATCCTGGTCTCCCCGAACGCGTTCTCGACCGACATCCTGCGCCGCGCCTTCCGGTACGGCGGGGAGATCCTCGAGATCGGCTACCCGCGCAACGACATCTTCCACCGCCCCGAGCTGCGTGAGCAGCAGGCGGCGGCGACCCGGGCCCGGCTCGGCCTGCCCGAGGGCAAGCGCGTCATCCTCTACGCCCCCACGTGGCGCGACAACGACTACAGCGCCGCGGGCCGCTACCAGTTCACGATGAAGCTGGACCTCGAGCGGCTGCACCGGGCCTTCGGCGATGACAGCGTCCTGCTCATCCGTGGCCACCAGCTGGTGTCCTCCGGGATCGACTCCTCGATGTTCGGCGGCTTCGTCCGCAACGTGTCGGGCTATCCCGACATCCGCGACCTGTACCTGGTGGCCGACGTGCTCGTCACGGACTACTCGTCGGTGATGTTCGACTTCGTCAACACCGGCCGGCCCCTGCTGTTCTTCACCTGGGACCTCGAGGAGTACCGCGACAACCTGCGCGGGTTCTACTTCGACTTCGAGGCCGAGGCGCCCGGGCCGCTGCTGACCGAGACCAGCGGCGTGATCGACGCGCTGCAACGGCTCGACGCCGTCGGCCAGGAGTACGCCGAGCGGTACCAGGCCTTCCGCGACCGCTTCACCGGCCTCGAGGACGGGCGGTCCGCCGAGCGCTTCATCGAGAGGTTCCTGTGA
- a CDS encoding glycosyltransferase family 2 protein → MTDPTPPTGGAEPTPAHWPKVGVVMPILNEERHLEEAVAAVLGQSYPGQVELVLAIGPSRDRTDEIAHALAKRDPRVRTVPSPTGRTPDSLNAALAGLSDDVGVVVRVDGHGVLDHDYVRTAWELLQETGAANVGGLMDAEGATTFERAVAAAMTSRLGVGAARFHTGGAAGPADTVYLGVFRREWLQRMGGYDPRFVRAQDWELNHRIREAGGTVWFSPRLRVSYRPRPTLPALARQYRDYGRWRRVVARTHKGTINLRYLAPPVALLGVAGGLVGGFVWWPLWAAPAAYLAVTTVGGLAIKGDLTLRERLLLPVILPTMHLSWGWGFLTSRVRL, encoded by the coding sequence ATGACCGACCCGACACCCCCCACGGGCGGGGCCGAGCCCACGCCTGCCCACTGGCCCAAGGTCGGCGTGGTGATGCCCATCCTCAACGAGGAGCGCCACCTCGAGGAGGCCGTCGCGGCCGTCCTCGGCCAGAGCTACCCCGGGCAGGTCGAGCTGGTGCTCGCCATCGGCCCGAGTCGCGACCGCACCGACGAGATCGCGCATGCGCTCGCCAAGCGGGACCCCCGGGTTCGCACCGTCCCCAGTCCCACGGGTCGCACGCCGGACTCGCTCAACGCGGCGCTGGCCGGCCTGTCCGACGACGTCGGCGTGGTCGTGCGGGTCGACGGACACGGGGTCCTCGACCACGACTACGTCCGCACGGCGTGGGAGCTCTTGCAGGAGACGGGCGCCGCCAACGTCGGGGGCCTCATGGACGCCGAGGGCGCCACGACGTTCGAGCGGGCGGTGGCAGCGGCGATGACCTCCCGGCTCGGCGTGGGCGCGGCACGGTTCCACACCGGGGGAGCGGCCGGGCCCGCCGACACCGTCTACCTCGGGGTGTTCCGCAGGGAGTGGCTCCAGCGCATGGGCGGCTACGACCCGCGCTTCGTCCGGGCGCAGGACTGGGAGCTCAACCACCGCATCCGCGAGGCCGGCGGCACCGTGTGGTTCTCGCCCCGCCTGCGGGTCTCGTACCGGCCACGGCCCACCCTCCCCGCCCTGGCGCGGCAGTACCGCGACTACGGCCGGTGGCGGCGCGTCGTCGCACGCACCCACAAGGGCACCATCAACCTGCGCTACCTCGCGCCACCGGTGGCGCTGCTCGGCGTGGCGGGCGGCCTCGTGGGCGGCTTCGTCTGGTGGCCCCTGTGGGCCGCGCCCGCGGCATACCTCGCGGTGACCACGGTCGGTGGGCTGGCCATCAAGGGCGACCTGACGCTGCGGGAGCGGCTGCTGCTGCCCGTCATCCTGCCGACGATGCACCTGTCGTGGGGGTGGGGGTTCCTCACCAGCAGGGTCCGCCTGTGA
- a CDS encoding LCP family protein, with protein MSRPPAALEWDAEVSVYVSGRPDRRLADPESMGPRTRRRRAFALVLLTLAFPGSAQLAAGSRTVGRVAVRCWLGLWALALFFGLLFLVNRGWFLGLFGRAWFLTVLQWALLGFALFWGALFLDAWRLGQPGRLVLRARRWLTGLTAGLLVVTSGGLVYAASNVAAGKDALNALFSGNRAVEPTDGRYNILLLGGDTGKSRVGTRPDSIQLASIDAETGRAVVFGFSRDMENIDFRPGSVMQRLMPEGWNCGDECLLNGLYTWAEDHRDQFPAGTQSAGVLATREAVEAVSGLDVHYYAMVDLRGFRKMVDAVGGLDITVQRRTPIGGGTSPVVGWIEPGRQHLDGYRALWYARSRHGSTNYERMARQRCVMTALVDQVDPQTVLTRFPKIAGASSGLVRTDLPQSELGYFADLALKTRTQKIKSVNFVPPLIKPWDYDADFVRRTVRSTIAASEKSPEKPRTKATARPAAAVPRTPKPTAPAATSAPAKPAADPATAGGQASEADLSAVCSS; from the coding sequence ATGAGTCGACCCCCTGCAGCGCTGGAGTGGGACGCCGAGGTGAGCGTCTACGTGTCGGGTCGGCCGGACCGCCGGCTCGCCGACCCGGAGTCCATGGGCCCGCGGACGCGCAGGCGGCGCGCCTTCGCCCTCGTCCTGCTCACCCTCGCCTTCCCCGGGAGCGCGCAGCTGGCCGCCGGCAGCCGCACTGTGGGCAGGGTGGCGGTGCGGTGCTGGCTGGGGCTGTGGGCGCTGGCCCTGTTCTTCGGCCTGCTCTTCCTCGTCAACCGCGGCTGGTTCCTCGGGCTGTTCGGCCGCGCGTGGTTCCTCACCGTGCTCCAGTGGGCCCTGCTCGGCTTCGCGCTGTTCTGGGGCGCGCTGTTCCTCGACGCGTGGCGGCTCGGCCAGCCGGGGCGGTTGGTCCTGCGTGCCAGGCGGTGGCTCACCGGGCTCACGGCCGGGCTCCTGGTCGTGACCTCGGGAGGGCTCGTCTACGCGGCCAGCAACGTGGCCGCCGGCAAGGACGCCCTGAACGCCCTGTTCAGCGGCAACCGGGCGGTGGAGCCCACCGACGGCCGATACAACATCCTGCTCCTCGGCGGCGACACCGGGAAGTCGCGGGTCGGGACGCGGCCCGACAGCATCCAGCTGGCCAGCATCGACGCCGAGACGGGCCGGGCGGTCGTGTTCGGCTTCTCGCGTGACATGGAGAACATCGACTTCCGGCCCGGCTCGGTCATGCAGCGGCTCATGCCGGAGGGCTGGAACTGCGGCGACGAGTGCCTGCTGAACGGCCTCTACACCTGGGCCGAGGACCACCGCGACCAGTTCCCGGCGGGAACCCAGAGTGCGGGCGTGCTGGCCACCCGGGAGGCCGTCGAGGCCGTGAGCGGCCTCGACGTGCACTACTACGCCATGGTCGACCTGCGCGGCTTCCGCAAGATGGTCGACGCCGTGGGCGGCCTCGACATCACGGTGCAGCGGCGGACCCCGATCGGCGGCGGCACCTCACCGGTCGTCGGGTGGATCGAGCCCGGCCGCCAGCACCTCGACGGCTACCGCGCCCTCTGGTACGCCCGGTCACGGCACGGCTCGACGAACTACGAGCGGATGGCCCGCCAGCGCTGCGTCATGACGGCGCTCGTCGACCAGGTCGACCCCCAGACCGTGCTCACCCGCTTCCCGAAGATCGCCGGGGCCAGCTCAGGGCTGGTCCGCACCGACCTCCCACAGTCGGAGCTGGGATACTTTGCCGACCTGGCCCTGAAGACCCGGACGCAGAAGATCAAGAGTGTGAATTTCGTGCCGCCCCTCATCAAGCCCTGGGACTACGACGCCGACTTCGTGCGCCGCACCGTGCGCTCGACCATCGCCGCCTCTGAGAAGTCCCCCGAGAAGCCGCGGACCAAGGCGACCGCTCGCCCGGCCGCGGCCGTCCCGCGGACGCCGAAGCCCACCGCGCCGGCAGCGACCTCCGCGCCGGCCAAGCCGGCGGCTGACCCCGCGACCGCGGGCGGCCAGGCCTCCGAGGCCGACCTGTCGGCGGTGTGCTCGAGCTGA
- a CDS encoding LCP family protein, which yields MTPRDTRPDDARPLPQGRRGAAMSSEDDDVYTVDVRRGAGRPPARPAKASRPRRRLRWGWLVALVVVGWLAFMVGTPLHAWSNVTKVDTAPSGERPADGKGYNYLLVGSDSREGLTDEQKKEYATGSAEGRRTDSIILVHVPEGGGKPALISLPRDSFVPIPGKGSNKINAAFAFGGPKLLVNTVEQVTDLRIDGYVEIGFAGFASVVDSLGGVDICVKFNMNDKKAGINLKKGCQTLNGKNALGYVRARYSDPRGDIGRADRQRQFLAAIMKKAATPSTVLIPTRYWGFTHASAEGLIVGEDTSMTDAGRVMLAMRAVSRDEGLSLVVPIQSENYQTSAGSAVKWDTERAKALFSLLRNDEPLEEPPPGTDGKPSEG from the coding sequence ATGACCCCCCGCGACACCCGGCCGGACGACGCCCGCCCCCTCCCCCAGGGCAGGCGCGGCGCAGCGATGAGCTCAGAGGACGACGACGTCTACACCGTCGACGTCCGCCGCGGCGCCGGCCGACCACCCGCTCGTCCGGCGAAGGCCTCGCGTCCGCGCCGTCGGCTGCGGTGGGGCTGGCTCGTCGCGCTCGTCGTCGTCGGCTGGCTGGCCTTCATGGTCGGCACCCCGCTGCACGCGTGGAGCAACGTCACCAAGGTCGACACCGCACCGTCGGGCGAGCGGCCCGCTGACGGCAAGGGCTACAACTACCTGCTCGTCGGGTCCGACAGCCGCGAGGGCCTGACCGACGAGCAGAAGAAGGAGTACGCCACCGGCAGTGCCGAGGGCCGCCGCACCGACTCGATCATCCTCGTCCACGTGCCCGAGGGCGGCGGCAAGCCTGCCCTCATCTCCCTTCCGCGCGACTCCTTCGTGCCGATCCCGGGCAAGGGCAGCAACAAGATCAACGCCGCCTTCGCCTTCGGCGGCCCGAAGCTCCTGGTCAACACCGTCGAGCAGGTCACCGACCTGCGCATCGACGGCTACGTCGAGATCGGCTTCGCCGGGTTCGCCTCGGTGGTCGACAGCCTGGGCGGCGTCGACATCTGCGTGAAGTTCAACATGAACGACAAGAAGGCCGGCATCAACCTCAAGAAGGGCTGCCAGACGCTGAACGGCAAGAACGCCCTCGGCTACGTGCGCGCCCGCTACTCCGACCCGCGCGGCGACATCGGCCGCGCCGACCGGCAGCGCCAGTTCCTCGCCGCGATCATGAAGAAGGCGGCCACCCCGTCGACCGTCCTCATCCCCACCCGCTACTGGGGCTTCACCCACGCCTCCGCCGAGGGCCTCATCGTCGGCGAGGACACCTCGATGACCGACGCCGGCCGGGTCATGCTGGCGATGCGTGCCGTCTCCCGCGACGAGGGCCTCAGCCTCGTGGTCCCGATCCAGAGCGAGAACTACCAGACCAGTGCGGGCAGCGCCGTCAAGTGGGACACCGAGCGCGCCAAGGCGCTGTTCTCGCTGCTGCGCAACGACGAGCCGCTCGAGGAGCCGCCGCCCGGCACCGACGGCAAGCCCTCCGAGGGCTGA
- a CDS encoding HNH endonuclease signature motif containing protein, producing the protein MEAKQQLSMAECRERLAAARAAMASVGAVLWQVPSGGGPEGLAGLLSEVDALGVACGTAMVAVVGEAMDRGETSGGSAAMSVTQWVRHHAPSTRAGGAGTIVSVAQAFQKRVNAPVKEAFDAGRLPVRSAAAVVSEADKLRPLLAEGAEPHVLEGLVSMAEQHGPSGCRMLRDALLARYGRHGVLQDQQNLGKSFISLSQPRDTGAETFEYRLTLDVEGKAVLEAALGPLSAPKPVDGERDLRSSDRRRGDALVTLVRRAVAAGGEVGRTNKTTLLLTMDWESLRDGLGAATTLGGLDAGTHLAPETVRRLCCDGSVIPIVLGGRGEVMDWGLDKRYFSDAQTKRLWLRDGGCTYPGCDAPPQWTDAHHLVHWADAGPSNLGNAALLCERHHTVVHNRRHAGRVVNDTDGERVEWDLTRGSYDELLARRAAQEPA; encoded by the coding sequence ATGGAGGCGAAGCAGCAGCTGAGCATGGCGGAGTGTCGCGAGCGGCTCGCGGCTGCCCGGGCGGCGATGGCCTCCGTCGGTGCGGTGCTGTGGCAGGTGCCCTCGGGCGGCGGTCCGGAAGGCCTGGCCGGTCTGCTGTCGGAGGTCGATGCGCTCGGTGTGGCCTGCGGTACCGCGATGGTGGCGGTGGTCGGTGAGGCCATGGACCGGGGTGAGACCTCCGGCGGATCGGCGGCGATGTCGGTGACCCAGTGGGTGCGCCACCACGCGCCGTCGACCAGAGCCGGCGGCGCCGGGACCATCGTCAGCGTCGCGCAGGCCTTCCAGAAGCGGGTCAACGCCCCGGTGAAGGAGGCCTTCGACGCGGGCCGGTTGCCGGTGAGGTCCGCGGCGGCGGTCGTCTCGGAGGCGGACAAGCTGCGCCCGCTGCTGGCCGAGGGCGCCGAGCCCCACGTGCTCGAGGGCCTGGTCAGCATGGCCGAGCAGCACGGCCCGTCCGGGTGCCGGATGCTGCGTGACGCCCTGCTGGCCAGGTACGGACGCCACGGGGTGCTGCAGGACCAGCAGAACCTGGGCAAGTCCTTCATCTCCCTGTCCCAGCCGCGCGACACCGGCGCGGAGACGTTCGAGTACCGGCTCACCCTCGACGTCGAGGGCAAGGCAGTCCTGGAGGCCGCGCTGGGGCCGTTGTCGGCGCCGAAGCCGGTCGACGGGGAACGCGACCTACGCTCCAGCGACCGGCGCCGCGGCGACGCCCTGGTGACGTTGGTGCGGCGGGCGGTGGCGGCCGGGGGCGAGGTGGGCAGGACGAACAAGACCACCCTGCTGCTGACCATGGACTGGGAGTCCTTGCGCGACGGGCTGGGTGCGGCCACCACCCTGGGCGGGCTCGACGCCGGCACCCACCTCGCCCCGGAGACGGTGCGCCGGCTGTGCTGCGACGGCTCCGTCATCCCGATCGTCCTGGGCGGCCGGGGCGAGGTCATGGACTGGGGGCTGGACAAGCGGTACTTCAGCGACGCCCAGACCAAGCGGCTCTGGCTCCGCGACGGCGGCTGCACCTACCCCGGCTGCGACGCCCCGCCGCAGTGGACCGACGCCCACCACCTCGTGCACTGGGCAGATGCCGGCCCCTCGAACCTGGGCAACGCCGCCCTGCTGTGCGAGCGGCACCACACGGTCGTGCACAACCGCCGCCACGCCGGCCGGGTCGTCAACGACACCGACGGGGAACGGGTCGAGTGGGACCTCACCCGTGGCTCCTACGACGAGCTCCTCGCGAGACGCGCCGCGCAGGAACCAGCGTGA
- a CDS encoding acyl-CoA dehydrogenase family protein — protein MSTGNADFDLFKTSEDHEALRDAVRAVARDKIAPFAAAVDEEGRYPQEAHDALVASDFFAPHIPEEYDGVGADALATCIVIEEVARADASASLIPAVNKLGTMPLLLAASQEVKAKYLPPVARGESTFSYGLSEREAGSDTAAMKTRARRDGDDWVLNGQKSWITNAGVSDYYTVLAVTDPEGRRGNNVSAFVVERSDEGFTFGEKERKLGIKGSPTRELHFDNVRLPGDRMVGAPGEGLKIALRTLDHTRVTIGAQAVGIAQGALDFALDYVKERKQFGKAIADFQGIQFMLADMAMELEAARQMVYVAAAKSERGDADLPFFGAAAKCLASDVAMKVTTDAVQLLGGYGYTKDFPVERMMRDAKITQIYEGTNQVQRVVMARQLLK, from the coding sequence GTGAGCACCGGAAACGCCGACTTCGACCTGTTCAAGACGTCCGAGGACCACGAGGCCCTGCGCGACGCGGTCCGCGCGGTGGCACGCGACAAGATCGCGCCGTTCGCCGCAGCGGTCGACGAGGAGGGGCGCTACCCCCAGGAGGCCCACGACGCCCTCGTCGCCTCCGACTTCTTCGCGCCGCACATCCCCGAGGAGTACGACGGCGTCGGGGCAGACGCGCTCGCGACCTGCATCGTCATCGAGGAGGTCGCCCGTGCGGACGCCTCCGCCTCGCTGATCCCGGCGGTCAACAAGCTGGGCACGATGCCGCTGCTCCTGGCGGCCTCGCAGGAGGTCAAGGCGAAGTACCTGCCGCCGGTGGCCCGGGGCGAGTCGACCTTCTCCTACGGCCTCTCCGAGCGGGAGGCCGGCTCGGACACCGCCGCGATGAAGACCCGCGCGCGCCGCGACGGCGACGACTGGGTGCTGAACGGGCAGAAGTCCTGGATCACCAACGCGGGCGTCTCCGACTACTACACCGTGCTGGCCGTCACCGACCCCGAGGGTCGTCGCGGCAACAACGTGAGCGCCTTCGTCGTCGAGAGGTCCGACGAGGGCTTCACCTTCGGCGAGAAGGAGCGCAAGCTCGGGATCAAGGGCTCCCCGACGCGCGAGCTGCACTTCGACAACGTGCGCCTGCCCGGCGACCGCATGGTCGGCGCGCCCGGCGAGGGCCTCAAGATCGCGCTGCGCACCCTCGACCACACCCGCGTCACCATCGGCGCGCAGGCGGTCGGCATCGCCCAGGGTGCGCTGGACTTCGCGCTCGACTACGTCAAGGAGCGCAAGCAGTTCGGCAAGGCCATCGCCGACTTCCAGGGCATCCAGTTCATGCTCGCCGACATGGCCATGGAGCTCGAGGCGGCGCGCCAGATGGTCTACGTCGCCGCGGCCAAGTCCGAGCGCGGTGACGCCGACCTGCCGTTCTTCGGTGCGGCCGCGAAGTGCCTCGCGTCCGACGTCGCCATGAAGGTGACCACCGACGCGGTGCAGCTGCTCGGCGGCTACGGCTACACCAAGGACTTCCCGGTCGAGCGCATGATGCGCGACGCGAAGATCACCCAGATCTACGAGGGCACCAACCAGGTGCAGCGCGTGGTGATGGCCCGCCAGCTCCTGAAGTAG